The proteins below come from a single Alkalispirillum mobile genomic window:
- the infC gene encoding translation initiation factor IF-3, with protein MAVRPKRGGGRNAPSDDRRVNRNIRVPEVRLIDQTGDQVGIIATEEALERAEEAGMDLVELDANAKPPVCRIMDFGKFKFEQSKKAQAARKKQKQIQVKEVKFRPGTDEGDYKVKLRNLRRFLEDGDKCKVTLRFRGREMAHQDLGLKLLNRVEQDLEDIATVDQRPKMEGRLMVMMMSPRKGK; from the coding sequence ATCGCTGTCAGACCAAAAAGAGGAGGTGGGCGTAACGCCCCCTCAGACGATCGCAGGGTCAACCGCAACATCCGGGTACCGGAGGTTCGGCTCATAGACCAGACGGGCGATCAGGTGGGCATCATTGCCACCGAAGAGGCTCTCGAACGCGCCGAAGAAGCCGGGATGGACCTGGTTGAACTGGATGCGAATGCGAAGCCGCCGGTTTGCCGGATCATGGATTTCGGCAAGTTCAAGTTTGAGCAGAGCAAGAAGGCTCAGGCGGCTCGCAAGAAGCAGAAGCAGATCCAGGTCAAGGAGGTCAAGTTCCGGCCCGGCACCGACGAGGGTGACTACAAGGTCAAGCTGCGAAACCTCCGGCGCTTCCTGGAAGACGGTGACAAGTGCAAGGTCACCCTGCGCTTCCGGGGCCGCGAGATGGCCCACCAGGACCTCGGGCTGAAGCTGCTCAACCGGGTCGAGCAGGACCTGGAAGACATCGCCACCGTTGACCAGCGGCCCAAGATGGAAGGCCGGCTGATGGTCATGATGATGAGCCCGAGAAAGGGCAAGTAA
- the rpmI gene encoding 50S ribosomal protein L35, with the protein MPKIKTNRGAAKRFKATATGRYKRAHAFHNHILTKKDSKRKRKLRADALVAEADTPMIRRMMPYS; encoded by the coding sequence ATGCCCAAGATCAAGACCAACCGTGGGGCGGCCAAGCGCTTCAAGGCCACGGCCACCGGCCGCTACAAGCGCGCCCACGCCTTCCACAACCACATCCTGACCAAGAAGGACAGCAAGCGGAAGCGCAAGCTGCGCGCCGATGCGCTGGTCGCCGAGGCGGACACCCCCATGATCCGCCGCATGATGCCCTACAGCTAA